From one Syngnathoides biaculeatus isolate LvHL_M chromosome 12, ASM1980259v1, whole genome shotgun sequence genomic stretch:
- the LOC133509626 gene encoding uncharacterized protein LOC133509626, with amino-acid sequence MKYFGASQTERVVIGADCNGHIGKGNKGDEEVMAKYAIQERNFEGQMVVDFAKTMDMAVVNIYFQKWEEQIVTYKSGGRSTQVDYILCRRCSLKEITDCKVVVGESVARQRRMVVCSMTLVVGRKIKKTKVEEKTMWWKLGKKMLCGLSERGETSFRWTTEAPGRLDDENQGDQRVLGVSSGRKGEKETWWWNPKIQEVIKGKRLAKKWDTEKTEESRKEYIEMRRRIKVEVAKAKQEAYDDMYTSLDMKEGEKDLYRLPRKRDRDGKDVQQVRVIKDIDGNVLTGASSVLNRWREYFEKLMNEENEREGRVEEASMKDQEVAMISKG; translated from the coding sequence atgaagtacttcggagcatcccagacagagagagttgtgattggtgcagattgtaatggacatattggtaaaggaaataagggcgatgaagaagtgatggcgaAGTACgccatccaagaaaggaactttgagggacagatggtggtggactttgcaaaaacgaTGGatatggctgtagtgaacatttatttccagaagtgGGAGGAACAgatagtgacctacaaaagcggaggtagaagcacgcaggtggattatattttgtgcagacgatgtagtctgaaggagattactgactgtaaagtagtggtaggggagagtgtagctcgacagcgtagaatggtggtgtgtagtatgactctggtggtgggtaggaagattaagaagacaaaggtagaggagaaaaccatgtggtggaagttgggaaagaaaatgttgtgcggcctttcggaaagaggtgagacaagctTTCGATGGAcaacagaagctcccggaagactggacgacgaaaatcaaggtgatcagagagtacttggtgtgtcttctggtaggaaaggggaaaaggagacttggtggtggaaccccaaaatacaggaagtcataaaaggaaagagattagcgaagaagtgggacactgagaagactgaggagtcgcgaaaggagtacattgagatgcgacgtaggataaaggtagaggtggcaaaggctaaacaagaggcgtatgatgacatgtacaccagcttggacatgaaagaaggagaaaaggatctctacaggttgcccagaaagagggatagagatgggaaggatgtgcagcaggtaagggtgattaaagatatagatggaaatgtgttgactggtgccagtagtgtgctaaatagatggagagaatacttcgagaagttgatgaatgaagaaaatgagagagaaggaagagtagaagaggcaagtatgaaggaccaagaagtggcaatgattagtaaagggtaa